The proteins below come from a single Malus sylvestris chromosome 3, drMalSylv7.2, whole genome shotgun sequence genomic window:
- the LOC126616643 gene encoding uncharacterized protein At4g26450-like isoform X2, whose amino-acid sequence MHARNRNPGNGYRSNSMGMGMGMAPNSRISPEGSMRGHGFYNSEHRNFNRGFGRPKSFQPAPAPPPPPPPPPRKGDIFMEAGRLAAEYLVAKGLLPPNVLSAKWQNSKKQVGEFQEADQLQIAEEGRTSALARLGNSGSDGGSRRGRFGVDEFSSNARNQFKGRRRSAAGSNRGSYGSDWGRESGRSGSFTDRHSMASFYMEGDEGSVSGQHEEEKVSKDVGNNGLQQNSSPSELGPKSEDAVDSESKLDKGQNPDEDMSSKPSSGAWKDDPTETDEVGQETTKVSDIEMKDQTTNDETEKNNVSENLPIQLSILEAEDEGDSSGKNDTNLLTLCKFAKVPTRIRSSLTSRGPKVDPVANIQEGSTSANAVQPAESQVLDESCSLDVSVGATLSHKTPQDNGLNPETCKPQSSQTAEILVELDPAYGMEQNKYGRSQSLPGRDFVCENEQESSQGPVGFRSSSFVAKERGDKRALEEHDKLEGAKKPRKWLPYMVADTDECFELSNLSEKKESSQEENGSPGEQVIIAFDHESSVMNDSHFQKDRREACIEYVQEKQLFPNSFKICDLNLMDAHENRDSDHAIDYPAVSGIKREAEPVDIDLSMSNSNVSGENSRCTTDVKEIEIIDLESDSIQEDKTFNNAERKTETEFTPLEGFSNHAQNPNDIPDAQDGYGLMISELLGTDFPSCSTVPGDLNPLHNEIGLHNGEEALADDDSIYMALGEIPLSMPPF is encoded by the exons ATGCATGCCCGGAATCGGAATCCTGGAAATGGGTACAGGTCCAATTCCATGGGGATGGGGATGGGCATGGCTCCCAACTCTCGAATCTCCCCAGAGGGTTCTATGAGGGGGCATGGCTTTTACAACTCGGAACACCGCAACTTCAATCGGGGTTTTGGCCGCCCGAAGTCTTTCCAACCCGCACCagctcctccaccaccaccaccacctccacctcGCAAAGGCGATATCTTTATGGAGGCGGGGCGCCTCGCGGCGGAGTATTTGGTAGCTAAGGGACTGCTGCCTCCGAATGTGCTGTCTGCTAAATGGCAGAACTCCAAGAAGCAAGTGGGGGAGTTTCAGGAGGCTGATCAGTTGCAAATTGCTGAAGAGGGCCGGACTTCAGCTCTTGCCCGGTTGGGGAATTCGGGTTCGGATGGAGGGTCAAGAAGGGGAAGGTTTGGTGTTGATGAATTCAGCAGCAATGCAAGGAATCAGTTCAAGGGAAGGAGGAGAAGTGCAGCTGGATCGAATAGGGGCAGTTATGGCTCTGATTGGGGTCGAGAGTCTGGCAGGAGTGGTTCCTTCACTGATAGGCACAGTATGGCTTCCTTTTATATGGAGGGTGATGAAGGTTCGGTATCTGGACAGCATGAGGAGGAGAAGGTCAGTAAAGATGTTGGTAATAATGGATTGCAACAGAATTCTAGTCCAAGCGAGTTGGGACCGAAGAGCGAGGATGCAGTGGATTCAGAATCTAAATTGGACAAGGGTCAAAACCCTGATGAGGATATGAGTTCAAAGCCAAGTTCTGGAGCTTGGAAAGATGATCCAACTGAAACAGATGAAGTTGGTCAGGAAACCACCAAGGTATCTGATATAGAGATGAAGGATCAAACCACCAATGATGAAACCGAGAAAAATAATGTATCGGAGAACTTACCAATTCAGCTTAGCATTTTGGAGGCTGAGGATGAGGGTGATTCTTCAGGAAAGAATGATACTAATTTGCTGACACTCTGCAAATTTGCCAAGGTGCCCACCAGAATACGCTCGTCGTTGACTTCTAGGGGTCCAAAGGTTGATCCAGTTGCAAATATCCAGGAGGGGAGCACCTCTGCCAATGCTGTCCAACCGGCAGAGTCTCAAGTTTTAGATGAAAGTTGTTCCCTTGATGTTTCCGTGGGTGCCACTCTATCACACAAAACTCCTCAGGATAATGGTCTCAACCCTGAAACTTGTAAACCTCAGTCCAGTCAGACTGCTGAAATTTTGGTAGAATTAGATCCTGCATACGGTATGGAGCAAAATAAATATGGAAGATCCCAGTCTTTGCCAGGTAGAGATTTTGTTTGTGAAAATGAGCAGGAATCAAGTCAGGGACCAGTAGGGTTTAGGAGTTCCAGCTTTGTAGCTAAGGAAAGAGGTGACAAAAGGGCTTTAGAAGAACACGATAAGCTGGAGGGAGCAAAAAAACCGAGAAAATGGCTTCCTTACATGGTTGCGGACACAGATGAGTGTTTCGAACTTTCTAACTTgagtgaaaagaaagaaagttcACAGGAAGAAAACGGTTCTCCTGGTGAACAGGTAATTATAGCTTTTGATCATGAAAGCTCGGTAATGAATGATTCCCATTTCCAAAAAGATAGACGTGAAGCCTGTATTGAGTATGTGCAAGAAAAGCAGCTTTTTCCAAATTCATTCAAGATTTGCGACCTTAATCTCATGGATGCACATGAGAATCGTGACAGTGATCATGCAATAGATTATCCGGCTGTTTCTGGAATAAAGAGAGAAGCTGAACCTGTTGATATTGATTTGTCAATGAGTAACTCCAACGTGTCTGGTGAAAACAGTAGATGCACTACCGATGTTAAAGAGATTGAAATCATAGATTTAGAAAGTGACTCCATCCAAGAAGATAAGACCTTCAACAATGCCGAAAGAAA GACAGAGACTGAATTTACTCCTCTGGAGGGCTTTTCCAACCATGCGCAGAATCCTAATGATATCCCCGATGCTCAAGATGGTTATGGGCTTATGATTTCAGAGTTACTGGGAACTGATTTCCCAAGTT
- the LOC126616643 gene encoding uncharacterized protein At4g26450-like isoform X1, with product MHARNRNPGNGYRSNSMGMGMGMAPNSRISPEGSMRGHGFYNSEHRNFNRGFGRPKSFQPAPAPPPPPPPPPRKGDIFMEAGRLAAEYLVAKGLLPPNVLSAKWQNSKKQVGEFQEADQLQIAEEGRTSALARLGNSGSDGGSRRGRFGVDEFSSNARNQFKGRRRSAAGSNRGSYGSDWGRESGRSGSFTDRHSMASFYMEGDEGSVSGQHEEEKVSKDVGNNGLQQNSSPSELGPKSEDAVDSESKLDKGQNPDEDMSSKPSSGAWKDDPTETDEVGQETTKVSDIEMKDQTTNDETEKNNVSENLPIQLSILEAEDEGDSSGKNDTNLLTLCKFAKVPTRIRSSLTSRGPKVDPVANIQEGSTSANAVQPAESQVLDESCSLDVSVGATLSHKTPQDNGLNPETCKPQSSQTAEILVELDPAYGMEQNKYGRSQSLPGRDFVCENEQESSQGPVGFRSSSFVAKERGDKRALEEHDKLEGAKKPRKWLPYMVADTDECFELSNLSEKKESSQEENGSPGEQVIIAFDHESSVMNDSHFQKDRREACIEYVQEKQLFPNSFKICDLNLMDAHENRDSDHAIDYPAVSGIKREAEPVDIDLSMSNSNVSGENSRCTTDVKEIEIIDLESDSIQEDKTFNNAERKTETEFTPLEGFSNHAQNPNDIPDAQDGYGLMISELLGTDFPSCSTVPGDLNPLHNEIGLHNGEEALADDDSIYMALGEIPLTFLRPWEQPTPQEYEKPF from the exons ATGCATGCCCGGAATCGGAATCCTGGAAATGGGTACAGGTCCAATTCCATGGGGATGGGGATGGGCATGGCTCCCAACTCTCGAATCTCCCCAGAGGGTTCTATGAGGGGGCATGGCTTTTACAACTCGGAACACCGCAACTTCAATCGGGGTTTTGGCCGCCCGAAGTCTTTCCAACCCGCACCagctcctccaccaccaccaccacctccacctcGCAAAGGCGATATCTTTATGGAGGCGGGGCGCCTCGCGGCGGAGTATTTGGTAGCTAAGGGACTGCTGCCTCCGAATGTGCTGTCTGCTAAATGGCAGAACTCCAAGAAGCAAGTGGGGGAGTTTCAGGAGGCTGATCAGTTGCAAATTGCTGAAGAGGGCCGGACTTCAGCTCTTGCCCGGTTGGGGAATTCGGGTTCGGATGGAGGGTCAAGAAGGGGAAGGTTTGGTGTTGATGAATTCAGCAGCAATGCAAGGAATCAGTTCAAGGGAAGGAGGAGAAGTGCAGCTGGATCGAATAGGGGCAGTTATGGCTCTGATTGGGGTCGAGAGTCTGGCAGGAGTGGTTCCTTCACTGATAGGCACAGTATGGCTTCCTTTTATATGGAGGGTGATGAAGGTTCGGTATCTGGACAGCATGAGGAGGAGAAGGTCAGTAAAGATGTTGGTAATAATGGATTGCAACAGAATTCTAGTCCAAGCGAGTTGGGACCGAAGAGCGAGGATGCAGTGGATTCAGAATCTAAATTGGACAAGGGTCAAAACCCTGATGAGGATATGAGTTCAAAGCCAAGTTCTGGAGCTTGGAAAGATGATCCAACTGAAACAGATGAAGTTGGTCAGGAAACCACCAAGGTATCTGATATAGAGATGAAGGATCAAACCACCAATGATGAAACCGAGAAAAATAATGTATCGGAGAACTTACCAATTCAGCTTAGCATTTTGGAGGCTGAGGATGAGGGTGATTCTTCAGGAAAGAATGATACTAATTTGCTGACACTCTGCAAATTTGCCAAGGTGCCCACCAGAATACGCTCGTCGTTGACTTCTAGGGGTCCAAAGGTTGATCCAGTTGCAAATATCCAGGAGGGGAGCACCTCTGCCAATGCTGTCCAACCGGCAGAGTCTCAAGTTTTAGATGAAAGTTGTTCCCTTGATGTTTCCGTGGGTGCCACTCTATCACACAAAACTCCTCAGGATAATGGTCTCAACCCTGAAACTTGTAAACCTCAGTCCAGTCAGACTGCTGAAATTTTGGTAGAATTAGATCCTGCATACGGTATGGAGCAAAATAAATATGGAAGATCCCAGTCTTTGCCAGGTAGAGATTTTGTTTGTGAAAATGAGCAGGAATCAAGTCAGGGACCAGTAGGGTTTAGGAGTTCCAGCTTTGTAGCTAAGGAAAGAGGTGACAAAAGGGCTTTAGAAGAACACGATAAGCTGGAGGGAGCAAAAAAACCGAGAAAATGGCTTCCTTACATGGTTGCGGACACAGATGAGTGTTTCGAACTTTCTAACTTgagtgaaaagaaagaaagttcACAGGAAGAAAACGGTTCTCCTGGTGAACAGGTAATTATAGCTTTTGATCATGAAAGCTCGGTAATGAATGATTCCCATTTCCAAAAAGATAGACGTGAAGCCTGTATTGAGTATGTGCAAGAAAAGCAGCTTTTTCCAAATTCATTCAAGATTTGCGACCTTAATCTCATGGATGCACATGAGAATCGTGACAGTGATCATGCAATAGATTATCCGGCTGTTTCTGGAATAAAGAGAGAAGCTGAACCTGTTGATATTGATTTGTCAATGAGTAACTCCAACGTGTCTGGTGAAAACAGTAGATGCACTACCGATGTTAAAGAGATTGAAATCATAGATTTAGAAAGTGACTCCATCCAAGAAGATAAGACCTTCAACAATGCCGAAAGAAA GACAGAGACTGAATTTACTCCTCTGGAGGGCTTTTCCAACCATGCGCAGAATCCTAATGATATCCCCGATGCTCAAGATGGTTATGGGCTTATGATTTCAGAGTTACTGGGAACTGATTTCCCAAGTT
- the LOC126615433 gene encoding FH protein interacting protein FIP2-like codes for MLAGMFSSQQTLRQDEKGYIFIDRDGEHFWHIQRSGIDTRLTSIIFKGLIFVALIFLKSICANLQRASFNHVDAEGAAFDNADLLESTFVGANLRGATFLGAKSKNYNLTASGASCVEDCKGLYEDLITAKT; via the exons ATGCTTGCTGGAATGTTTAGCAGTCAACAGACTTTGCGCCAGGATGAGAAGGGATATATTTTCATCGATAGGGATGGCGAACATTTCTGGCACATTCAAAGAAGTGGTATCGACACTCGGCTAACAAGCATTATTTTCAAGGGGTTAATCTTTGTGGCCTTAATCTTTCTAAAATCGATCT GTGCAAATCTTCAACGTGCTAGTTTCAACCATGTGGATGCTGAAGGTGCTGCATTTGACAATGCGGATTTGCTTGAATCTACTTTTGTTGGAGCGAATCTGCGAGGAGCTACTTTTCTGGGTGCTAAAAGTAAAAACTACAATCTCACTGCCAGTGGGGCATCTTGCGTGGAAGATTGCAAGGGG CTCTACGAGGATCTTATTACCGCAAAGACATAA